The genomic segment CGTCGCGAAGCCCTCGTTGAGCCACATGTCCTGCCACGACTTGGGCGTGACGGAGTTGCCGAACCACTGGTGGGCCAGCTCGTGGACGAGGAGGTCGGTGCTGGGGGCACCGGGGAAGACGGGGCGGTTCTGGGTCTCAAGCGCGTAGCCCGCGTCGTCCTCGCGGTCCACGATCGCGCCGGTGGAGGAGAAGGGGTAGGGGCCGAAGTTGTACTCGGACCACTCGATGACGTCCGGGATCTTCGCGAGGACCTTCTTGCTCGCCTTCGCCTGCGAGGGGTCGACGGCCGTGATGACCGGCAGCCCGTCCTTCGTCGTCGACGTCTCCATCTCGTACGCGCCGATGGCCACGGTCGCCAGGTAGCTCGCCATGGGTTCGGCGCTGTGCCAGGCGAACGTGGTGCGGCCGTTCTTCGTCGACTCGCGCGTCAACTCGCCGTTGGATACGGCCTTCAGGCCCTTGGGGACGGTGACCTGTATGTCGTACGAGGCCTTGTCGCTCGGGTGGTGGTTGCCGGGGAACCACGCCATCGACCCGGCCGGTTCGCCGAGCGCGAGCGCGCCGTCGTCCGTCTTCAGCCAGCCCTCTTCGGCGCCGTCGTCGTCGGTGATGGTCTCCGGGGTGCCGGAGTAGCGGACCACCGCGCGGAACGTCTCGCCCCGGTCGAGCTCGTCGGCCGGGCGGACCCGCAGCTCATGGCCGGCGCGCTGGAAGCGGGCGGCCTTGCCCTCGACGGTGATGCCGGAGACGTCGAGGCCCTTGAGGTCGAGGTTGAAGGAGCTGAGGTTCTTGGTGGCGCGGGCGGTGATCTCGGCGGTCCCGGTGAGGTGCCTGGAGTCGGGGTCGTAGCCGAGGGTCAGGCCGTAGTGCGCGACGTCGTAACCGCCGTTGCCCAGCCTGGGGAAGTACGGGTCGCGCACGCCGTCGCGGCCCGGCGTGCCGTCGACGCCCGCCCCGCTGCAGCCACCGATGGTCGCGAGCAGGGCGAGGGCACAGGTGAGGGTGGCGGCTCGGGCGGTGGCGGCTCGGGCGGCCGTGGATCGCAGTTGCACGCCGGTGATCTTATGCGGCAAATGTTCGGAGCGGGGCGGTATGAACTCGGTGGCGGGCCCCGTCAGAGCACCGCGATGCCCAACGGCCGCTCCCCCGCCGGGAGTCGGCGCACCGACCCGTCCGCAGTGTCGACGACGGAGATGCCGTTCCAGTAGCCGTCGCGGGTGAAGCCGCCCGTGACATACGCGGTACGGCCGTCCTCGGACACGGCGACGTCCTCGTGCGGCCCGTCCAGCGGGATCACCCGCTCCTTGCCGTCCTTCGTCCGCACCGTCAGCGACGGCCCTTCGTCGGCGTCCGGGTCGATGGGCCCGGTGCCGACCGCGTACAGC from the Streptomyces venezuelae genome contains:
- a CDS encoding M1 family metallopeptidase, which gives rise to MQLRSTAARAATARAATLTCALALLATIGGCSGAGVDGTPGRDGVRDPYFPRLGNGGYDVAHYGLTLGYDPDSRHLTGTAEITARATKNLSSFNLDLKGLDVSGITVEGKAARFQRAGHELRVRPADELDRGETFRAVVRYSGTPETITDDDGAEEGWLKTDDGALALGEPAGSMAWFPGNHHPSDKASYDIQVTVPKGLKAVSNGELTRESTKNGRTTFAWHSAEPMASYLATVAIGAYEMETSTTKDGLPVITAVDPSQAKASKKVLAKIPDVIEWSEYNFGPYPFSSTGAIVDREDDAGYALETQNRPVFPGAPSTDLLVHELAHQWFGNSVTPKSWQDMWLNEGFATYATWLYDEDHDGDSAQKTFDALYKGDYYEDKADNEAIWAFPPARPTDAASISDPPVYDRAAMVIHKIRRAVGDDAFYDIVQGWTKTYRHKNADTKDFTEYVERNAGGDEAREKVSRIWGDWLYGDGKPDSP